A genomic stretch from Ignavibacteriota bacterium includes:
- a CDS encoding 1,4-dihydroxy-2-naphthoate polyprenyltransferase: MTRPERTDPEPPSLVHAWVLAARPKTLPASAVPVFVGSAVAAAEGRFALLPAAIALVCALLIQVGVNLANDYFDFLKGADTDKRLGPVRVTQSGLIPPRTVRAAMILVLGITFVLGLVLVARAGWPILVVGLVSIFCAVIYTAGPFALAYNGLGDIFVFVFFGVVAVTCTHYVQALEWSRAALLASLPLGAISTAILVVNNYRDIDTDTEAGKRTLAVRLGRQGTRYEFKGLLAFAWLAPLAQVLGSGASHWLLLPLLSVPLGVRIARVLDTRPDGPALNRALAATGQLLVVYGLLLATGVLASAR; encoded by the coding sequence ATGACACGTCCCGAACGCACTGATCCGGAACCGCCCTCGCTCGTACATGCCTGGGTACTCGCGGCGCGGCCCAAGACGCTGCCCGCATCCGCCGTGCCCGTGTTTGTCGGCTCCGCGGTGGCCGCAGCGGAAGGGCGCTTCGCGCTTCTGCCCGCCGCAATCGCACTGGTCTGCGCGTTGCTTATCCAAGTGGGCGTGAACCTCGCGAACGACTACTTCGACTTTCTCAAAGGAGCGGACACCGACAAGCGGCTCGGGCCCGTTCGTGTGACACAGAGCGGACTCATCCCGCCCCGCACCGTGCGCGCGGCGATGATCCTCGTTCTCGGAATCACCTTTGTGCTCGGCCTCGTTCTTGTCGCCCGCGCCGGCTGGCCGATTCTGGTCGTGGGACTCGTCTCGATTTTCTGCGCCGTGATCTACACGGCGGGTCCTTTTGCCCTCGCCTACAACGGCCTCGGCGACATCTTTGTCTTTGTGTTTTTCGGCGTCGTCGCCGTCACATGTACACATTACGTGCAGGCCCTCGAGTGGTCGCGCGCCGCGCTGCTTGCATCGCTGCCGCTCGGCGCGATATCGACGGCGATACTCGTCGTCAACAACTACCGCGACATCGACACCGACACCGAGGCGGGCAAACGCACACTTGCGGTGCGCCTCGGCCGCCAGGGCACGCGGTACGAATTCAAGGGACTGCTGGCCTTTGCCTGGCTCGCGCCCCTGGCGCAGGTGTTGGGATCCGGCGCGAGCCACTGGCTGCTGCTGCCGCTGCTCTCCGTGCCTCTCGGTGTACGCATCGCCCGCGTACTCGACACACGCCCCGACGGCCCCGCCCTCAACCGCGCGCTTGCCGCTACGGGTCAACTGCTCGTCGTGTACGGCCTGCTGCTGGCCACTGGCGTGCTGGCCTCGGCCCGCTAG
- the menB gene encoding 1,4-dihydroxy-2-naphthoyl-CoA synthase yields MNTITWTTVKEYNDITFRKSDEGIMRIAFNRPEVRNAFRPETLDEMLDAFKIAADDPTVGVVLLTGEGPSKDGKYAFCSGGDQRIRGDTGYLAAAGGVPRLHVLELQRLIRSMTKPVIALVAGYAIGGGHVLHVVCDLTIAAENAIFGQTGPKVGSFDGGFGASMLARLVGQKRAREIWYLCRQYNAREAFDMGLVNAVVPVDQLEAEGVAWARTILEHSPLSIRLLKSAFNAELDGQAGIQELAGNATLLYYMTEEAQEGKKAYVEKRAPNFRKFPWLPW; encoded by the coding sequence ATGAACACCATCACCTGGACCACGGTCAAGGAATACAACGACATCACGTTTCGGAAAAGCGACGAAGGCATCATGCGTATCGCCTTCAACCGGCCAGAAGTGCGGAACGCCTTCCGCCCCGAGACACTCGATGAAATGCTCGACGCGTTTAAAATCGCCGCCGACGATCCGACGGTGGGTGTGGTACTGCTCACCGGCGAGGGTCCGTCGAAGGACGGCAAGTACGCCTTCTGCAGCGGCGGTGATCAGCGCATACGCGGTGACACGGGATACTTGGCGGCCGCGGGCGGCGTGCCGCGGCTGCATGTGCTGGAACTGCAGCGGCTCATCCGTTCGATGACCAAACCCGTTATCGCACTGGTGGCCGGCTACGCCATCGGCGGCGGACACGTGCTGCACGTGGTGTGTGATCTGACCATCGCGGCCGAGAACGCCATATTCGGACAAACGGGTCCGAAAGTCGGAAGTTTTGACGGCGGCTTCGGCGCGTCGATGCTCGCGCGCCTCGTGGGCCAGAAGCGCGCGCGGGAGATCTGGTACCTGTGCAGGCAGTATAACGCGCGCGAGGCCTTCGACATGGGCCTTGTCAACGCGGTAGTGCCCGTCGATCAGCTCGAGGCCGAGGGTGTGGCCTGGGCGCGGACGATACTCGAACACTCGCCGCTGTCAATACGTCTGCTGAAGTCGGCCTTTAACGCTGAACTCGACGGACAGGCGGGCATTCAGGAACTGGCGGGCAACGCCACACTCCTGTATTACATGACCGAGGAGGCGCAGGAAGGCAAGAAGGCCTACGTGGAAAAACGCGCGCCGAATTTCAGGAAGTTTCCGTGGCTGCCGTGGTGA
- the menD gene encoding 2-succinyl-5-enolpyruvyl-6-hydroxy-3-cyclohexene-1-carboxylic-acid synthase translates to MTRVPHGMETPLPNINTLWARLTADELARGGVRRVVHAPGSRSTPLVAAFARHPDITLHAALDERSAAFFALGLAKGGGAPVVLLCTSGTAAANLFPAVCEADLSEVPLLVLTADRPAHLQHTGAPQTMDQSQLFGTHVRLFHDMSEPAADEDQLRALRAMLCHALHRCMDRPRGPVHLNFPFHKPLEETPAVEGSGAIPAHVRVDESAALRGRAHGAPWVNIVRADTSAPDAATDVLEDAIRRHGRILVFAGPDADGEAYRESLARLSAVARIPVCAEATSQQRYTRAHEGTVLTATALLARDTRYRALAAPDLVLHLGAAPTTKALQELTSAFAGTEWFVLSPSPLRHDPTSRAQTVLRADPARVLEALAVRFITRPRAVCDDAWLHALTEIDRAAEAALHDTLSALTEPFAGSAVRHVVEALGEGTAVMVSSSMPIRDLETYTRATGVSLDVFFNRGVNGIDGVTSTALGITRARGARSVLITGDIALLHDTNALLLARDEAVPLTVVVLNNDGGEIFGMLPIRNFEPVFTEHFVRPHGMDLGALAAAYGIPYTRVESSGGIGPAITAATGTHIVEVHTDLRRSLALRGDIERTVIEAVSPLLETHAGRAPIAQSARTPLAQSARAPLAWRRLRASRSDEAIPVVLLHGFTRSGASWCDVAAALPADRPVYALDLPGHGQSPIHEIQGLITIEDCITGIQEFLDRRGIARVHLVGYSLGGRVALRYTLAHPGHVETLTLISAAAGLEDAAERSRRAAADEALASSLLDRGLEQFLEDWSTQPILARGSAADARAELAARRDRYTGSAHGYAAVLRGLGQGVLPHVWPQLPSLGLPVLLVAGEHDIQYRAHADRMAALLPRATRRDIPGAGHDVPGDTPCELARALADFWPIDTR, encoded by the coding sequence ATGACGCGGGTGCCGCACGGCATGGAGACTCCGCTTCCGAACATCAACACGCTCTGGGCGCGGCTCACGGCCGACGAACTCGCGCGCGGCGGAGTACGCCGCGTGGTGCATGCGCCCGGATCGCGCTCCACCCCGCTCGTGGCCGCGTTCGCGCGGCATCCCGATATCACCCTGCACGCGGCTCTCGACGAACGTAGCGCGGCGTTTTTTGCGCTCGGACTCGCAAAGGGCGGCGGCGCACCCGTCGTGCTGCTCTGCACATCGGGCACGGCCGCGGCAAATTTGTTTCCCGCAGTCTGCGAGGCGGATCTCTCGGAAGTGCCGCTGCTGGTGCTGACCGCCGACAGGCCGGCGCATCTGCAGCACACCGGCGCGCCGCAGACCATGGATCAGTCGCAGCTCTTCGGCACCCACGTGCGCCTGTTTCACGACATGTCGGAACCGGCGGCGGACGAGGATCAGCTTCGCGCACTGCGCGCCATGCTCTGCCATGCGCTGCATCGCTGCATGGACAGGCCGCGCGGTCCCGTCCATCTGAATTTTCCCTTTCACAAACCGCTGGAAGAGACGCCGGCCGTCGAGGGGTCCGGGGCCATTCCCGCACACGTCCGTGTCGACGAAAGTGCGGCACTGCGCGGCCGCGCACACGGCGCGCCGTGGGTGAATATCGTGCGAGCGGACACGTCCGCACCGGACGCGGCGACGGACGTGCTGGAAGATGCCATACGTCGGCACGGACGGATACTTGTTTTCGCCGGACCCGACGCGGACGGAGAGGCATACCGCGAGAGTCTTGCGCGACTCTCGGCCGTTGCACGTATTCCCGTATGCGCAGAGGCGACCTCGCAGCAACGCTACACGCGCGCACACGAGGGAACCGTCCTTACCGCCACGGCCCTGCTGGCGCGTGATACACGCTACCGGGCTCTCGCGGCGCCGGACCTGGTGCTGCATCTGGGTGCCGCTCCGACGACCAAAGCACTGCAGGAACTGACATCGGCGTTTGCCGGCACCGAGTGGTTCGTGCTTTCGCCATCGCCGCTGCGGCACGATCCGACGAGCCGCGCGCAGACCGTACTCCGCGCGGATCCGGCGCGGGTGCTCGAGGCACTCGCGGTCAGATTCATCACGCGGCCGCGCGCCGTGTGCGACGACGCATGGCTGCACGCGTTGACAGAAATCGACCGCGCGGCGGAAGCGGCTTTACACGACACGCTGTCGGCATTGACGGAACCGTTTGCGGGAAGCGCCGTCCGGCATGTTGTCGAAGCGCTCGGCGAGGGCACCGCCGTCATGGTGTCCAGTTCCATGCCCATCCGCGATCTCGAGACGTACACGCGGGCCACCGGTGTTTCGCTCGACGTCTTCTTCAACCGCGGCGTCAACGGCATCGACGGCGTGACGTCGACGGCGCTCGGAATAACACGGGCGCGCGGCGCGCGCAGTGTGTTGATCACAGGCGATATCGCCCTGCTGCACGACACAAACGCGCTGCTGCTCGCGCGCGACGAAGCGGTGCCGCTGACAGTGGTGGTACTCAACAACGACGGGGGCGAGATTTTCGGAATGCTGCCTATCCGCAACTTCGAGCCGGTGTTCACCGAACATTTCGTCCGCCCGCACGGCATGGACCTCGGCGCGCTTGCGGCGGCGTACGGGATTCCGTACACACGCGTCGAATCGTCCGGCGGAATCGGCCCCGCGATCACAGCCGCGACGGGCACACACATTGTGGAAGTACACACCGATCTCCGCCGCTCGCTCGCCCTGCGCGGCGACATCGAGCGCACCGTGATCGAGGCGGTGTCGCCGCTGCTCGAAACCCATGCGGGACGCGCGCCGATCGCACAATCCGCGCGCACACCGCTCGCACAATCCGCGCGCGCGCCGCTCGCGTGGAGACGACTCCGCGCGTCGCGTTCCGACGAGGCAATACCCGTGGTGCTGCTGCACGGCTTCACACGCAGCGGCGCCTCGTGGTGCGATGTCGCCGCGGCGCTGCCCGCGGATCGTCCCGTGTACGCGCTGGATCTGCCGGGACACGGACAGTCGCCCATCCACGAAATACAGGGACTGATCACCATCGAGGACTGTATCACCGGCATACAGGAATTTCTGGATCGTCGCGGAATCGCGCGTGTGCACTTGGTGGGATATTCGCTTGGCGGACGTGTGGCGCTGCGGTATACACTCGCACATCCCGGACATGTGGAAACGCTGACGCTGATCAGCGCCGCGGCCGGATTGGAAGACGCGGCCGAGCGGTCGCGCCGTGCCGCCGCCGACGAAGCTCTCGCCTCCTCGTTGCTCGACCGGGGTCTGGAACAGTTCCTCGAAGACTGGAGCACACAACCGATCCTGGCGCGCGGATCCGCGGCCGATGCCCGCGCGGAACTCGCCGCGCGGCGCGATCGCTACACGGGTAGCGCGCACGGCTACGCGGCCGTGCTGCGCGGACTCGGCCAGGGCGTTCTGCCCCACGTCTGGCCGCAGCTCCCGTCGCTCGGGTTGCCCGTATTGCTCGTCGCGGGGGAACACGACATACAGTACCGCGCGCATGCGGACAGAATGGCGGCGCTGCTGCCACGCGCCACGCGCCGCGACATACCGGGCGCGGGACACGACGTGCCCGGCGACACGCCGTGTGAACTGGCGCGCGCCCTCGCCGATTTCTGGCCGATCGATACCCGTTGA